A section of the Ignavibacteriales bacterium genome encodes:
- the rpoB gene encoding DNA-directed RNA polymerase subunit beta — translation MGLPPINDKNDRLTFSKSRITSDPEDLLNVQVQSYLDFLQENVPANKRKSVGLQKVFEDNFPITDSRETAILEFVEYYVEKPPYTIIECQEQGLTYSVPIKVKLRLSTKPNAAAKEYNYVLEQDVYLGNLPYMTQRGSFIINGAERVIVSQLHRSPGVVFGESTHANGTKLFSARVIPYKGSWVEFTTDINDLLYAYVDRKKKFYFSTLLKALGFNEKTQMLELFGLVETININNNNYLDYENRVVVENVINKETGDDLEIHENTALSKEQLVEIMNAKIKELKVLKPDATDGEIIIYNTIMSDDEESDILVEKAAEIDKIGGKKSRMMMETDAETAKSYIEKLFFNPKKYDLGSVGRYKINYKLGLKIDPHITILTLEDIVEIISYIRDLVDNKMTVDDIDHLGNRRVRTVAEQLAQQFGLGLSRMIRTIREKMSIHDEDSLTPSRLISARPITSALASFFGTSQLSQFMDQTNPLSEMTHKRRISALGPGGLSRERAGFEVRDVHYTHYGRLCPIETPEGPNIGLISSLCIHARVNDLGFIETPYRKVVNGKVTNEIEYLSAEIEDLFKIAQANEPVDNKGNFLNEKVRARFRGDFPTLGHEEVEYMDIATNQIVSAAAALIPFLEHDDANRALMGSNMQRQAVPLLRPQAPFVGTGFEEIVARDSRSMIAAEADGVVEYVSADRIIVKYSIREDSEENLLNFEDAQRVEYRLTKFLRTNQDTSINQRPIVIEGQRVKKGDILADGSSTDNGELALGRNVLVAFMPWRGYNYEDAIIISERIVSKDVYTSVHIEEFSLEVRDTKRGEEELTKEIPNVSEEATKDLDENGIIRIGAEVKEGDILIGKVTPKGETEPTPEEKLLRAIFGDKAGDVKDASLKAPPGLKGIVINRKLFSRKTRDTESKREEKKKIDRYESNRKEEIKEATEKFAEKLGILLNGKDSTGVRDAKGNMAIRSGVHFKKDTFTTMLEKKTHDLNDFDYDSEWVANKRSNEMLPDIYKNYKYKINEIEEKYKRLKVKVTLGDELPTGVVKLAKVYVAKKRKLSVGDKMAGRHGNKGVVAKIVPVEDMPFMPDGTPIDILLNPLGVPSRMNLGQLYETALGWAANVLGVKFATPIFDGATVEEIEKNLEAAGLPTNSRTELFDGRTGEKFDQRVTIGYIYMLKLSHLVDDKIHARSIGPYSLITQQPLGGKAQFGGQRFGEMECWALQGYGAANVLQEMLTVKSDDVQGRSKVYESIIKGDNLPEPGTPESFNVLLKELQGLCLDINLE, via the coding sequence ATGGGACTGCCTCCCATCAATGATAAGAATGATAGGCTAACATTTTCAAAGTCAAGGATAACGAGTGATCCCGAAGATCTGTTAAACGTTCAGGTACAATCCTATTTGGATTTCCTCCAGGAGAACGTTCCCGCGAATAAGAGAAAATCCGTCGGATTACAGAAAGTATTCGAAGACAACTTTCCTATTACGGACTCGAGAGAGACCGCAATACTGGAATTCGTAGAGTATTATGTTGAGAAACCACCATACACTATTATAGAGTGCCAGGAGCAGGGACTGACCTATTCGGTTCCTATCAAAGTAAAGCTCAGGTTATCGACAAAACCAAACGCCGCCGCGAAAGAGTATAACTACGTTCTGGAACAGGACGTGTATCTCGGAAATCTTCCTTACATGACACAAAGAGGAAGCTTCATCATCAATGGCGCCGAGAGGGTTATCGTGAGCCAGCTCCACAGGTCGCCGGGTGTTGTATTCGGCGAATCCACGCACGCAAACGGTACGAAGCTGTTTTCTGCGAGGGTTATTCCTTACAAAGGTTCATGGGTGGAATTTACGACAGACATTAACGACCTGCTTTACGCATACGTAGATAGAAAGAAGAAATTCTACTTCTCTACACTGCTAAAGGCTCTGGGCTTTAACGAAAAAACTCAGATGCTCGAGCTGTTCGGACTGGTCGAGACGATCAATATTAACAACAACAATTACCTCGATTATGAGAATAGGGTGGTTGTCGAGAATGTTATAAATAAAGAGACGGGCGACGATCTCGAAATTCACGAGAACACTGCTTTATCGAAAGAGCAGTTGGTCGAAATAATGAACGCGAAGATAAAGGAACTGAAGGTGCTCAAACCTGATGCTACCGACGGTGAGATTATCATCTATAATACTATAATGAGCGATGACGAAGAAAGCGATATACTTGTAGAAAAAGCCGCGGAGATTGATAAGATCGGCGGAAAGAAATCCCGCATGATGATGGAAACCGATGCAGAGACAGCAAAGAGCTACATCGAAAAGCTGTTCTTTAACCCGAAGAAATACGATCTCGGAAGCGTCGGAAGATACAAAATAAATTACAAGCTGGGTCTGAAGATCGACCCGCATATCACTATATTAACTCTCGAAGATATAGTAGAGATAATCAGCTATATCAGGGACCTCGTCGATAATAAGATGACTGTGGATGACATTGATCACCTTGGAAATAGAAGAGTAAGGACGGTTGCCGAGCAGTTAGCACAGCAATTCGGACTTGGTCTGTCCAGAATGATAAGGACTATCAGGGAAAAGATGAGCATACATGACGAGGACAGCCTTACCCCGTCGAGACTGATAAGCGCGAGACCAATAACCAGCGCGCTGGCATCATTCTTCGGAACAAGCCAGCTGTCGCAGTTCATGGATCAAACGAATCCTCTCTCCGAAATGACACACAAGAGAAGGATCAGCGCACTCGGACCGGGCGGTCTGTCCAGGGAGAGAGCAGGCTTCGAAGTTCGTGACGTTCACTATACTCACTACGGACGTCTCTGTCCTATCGAAACCCCGGAAGGTCCTAACATCGGACTCATCTCCTCGCTTTGTATTCACGCGAGGGTGAATGATCTCGGATTCATCGAGACTCCGTACAGAAAAGTAGTAAACGGAAAAGTAACAAACGAAATAGAATACCTTTCGGCGGAAATAGAAGACCTTTTCAAGATCGCGCAGGCAAATGAGCCGGTGGATAACAAAGGTAACTTCCTGAACGAAAAGGTAAGAGCAAGATTCAGAGGGGACTTCCCGACACTTGGGCACGAAGAAGTGGAATACATGGACATTGCGACCAACCAGATCGTGAGCGCGGCGGCGGCATTGATACCGTTCCTCGAGCATGATGACGCTAATAGAGCGCTGATGGGAAGCAATATGCAGAGGCAGGCAGTTCCTCTGCTCAGACCGCAGGCACCGTTCGTCGGAACCGGCTTTGAGGAGATTGTAGCCAGGGATTCAAGATCGATGATAGCTGCGGAAGCCGACGGTGTTGTTGAGTATGTATCGGCTGACAGGATAATAGTTAAATACAGTATAAGAGAAGATTCGGAGGAGAACCTGCTGAATTTTGAAGACGCGCAGAGAGTAGAATACAGACTGACAAAGTTCCTCAGAACCAACCAGGACACTTCGATTAACCAGAGACCGATTGTAATTGAAGGTCAAAGGGTTAAGAAAGGCGACATTCTTGCTGACGGTTCATCTACGGACAATGGCGAGCTGGCGCTCGGAAGGAACGTGCTCGTTGCATTCATGCCGTGGAGAGGATATAACTATGAGGATGCTATTATCATCAGCGAAAGGATAGTGTCCAAAGACGTTTACACATCCGTTCACATCGAAGAATTCAGCCTCGAGGTAAGAGATACCAAGAGGGGAGAGGAAGAGCTTACTAAGGAGATCCCGAACGTAAGTGAAGAAGCTACGAAAGACCTTGACGAGAACGGTATTATAAGAATAGGTGCTGAAGTAAAAGAAGGCGACATCCTTATCGGTAAGGTCACCCCGAAGGGCGAAACCGAGCCGACACCGGAAGAAAAGCTCCTTAGAGCGATATTCGGTGATAAAGCCGGCGACGTTAAAGACGCATCTCTCAAAGCTCCTCCCGGACTCAAGGGTATAGTAATCAATAGAAAGCTATTCTCCAGAAAGACCAGGGATACCGAGAGCAAGAGAGAAGAAAAGAAGAAAATTGACAGGTACGAGTCAAACCGAAAAGAAGAGATAAAGGAAGCTACGGAGAAATTCGCCGAGAAGCTCGGTATCCTGCTGAATGGAAAAGACTCCACAGGTGTAAGGGATGCAAAGGGTAACATGGCGATCAGGAGCGGGGTGCATTTTAAGAAGGACACCTTCACCACGATGCTCGAAAAGAAAACACACGACCTGAACGACTTCGATTACGACAGCGAATGGGTAGCCAATAAGAGATCCAATGAAATGCTTCCGGATATCTATAAGAACTATAAGTACAAGATTAACGAGATAGAAGAGAAGTACAAAAGATTAAAAGTAAAAGTAACGCTTGGTGACGAACTGCCAACGGGTGTAGTTAAGCTGGCAAAGGTATACGTAGCGAAAAAGAGGAAGCTCTCGGTCGGTGATAAGATGGCTGGTAGGCACGGAAACAAGGGTGTTGTCGCAAAGATAGTACCCGTGGAAGACATGCCGTTTATGCCGGACGGAACCCCGATAGATATCCTGCTTAATCCGCTTGGTGTGCCGTCGAGGATGAACCTTGGTCAGTTGTATGAAACAGCCCTCGGATGGGCGGCAAACGTCCTCGGTGTGAAATTCGCTACACCGATATTCGACGGAGCTACAGTGGAAGAGATAGAGAAGAACCTCGAAGCAGCGGGTCTTCCTACCAATTCCAGAACTGAGCTATTCGACGGAAGAACGGGCGAGAAGTTCGACCAGAGGGTTACTATAGGTTATATTTATATGCTCAAACTCTCGCACCTTGTCGATGATAAGATACACGCAAGGTCGATTGGACCATACTCACTTATCACTCAACAGCCACTGGGAGGTAAAGCCCAGTTCGGCGGACAGAGGTTTGGAGAGATGGAATGCTGGGCACTGCAGGGCTACGGCGCTGCGAACGTATTGCAGGAAATGCTTACGGTTAAAAGTGACGATGTTCAGGGAAGAAGCAAGGTATATGAATCGATCATTAAAGGGGACAACCTGCCCGAACCGGGTACTCCGGAATCCTTCAACGTACTGCTGAAGGAACTGCAGGGATTATGTCTCGATATAAATCTCGAATGA
- the rpoC gene encoding DNA-directed RNA polymerase subunit beta', whose translation MAIKQERKPKRFNKVSINLASTESITASSYGEVTKPETINYRTFKPDKDGLFCEKIFGPVKDWECHCGKYKGIRYKGIVCDRCGVEVNMKSVRRERMGHIALSVPVVHIWYFRSLPSKISHLLGISNKDLEKIIYYETYVVVNPGKTKYKRLEFITEEEYNEVMDSMSEEELDLPNDDPKKFYADQGGVAVKELLRSVPIEEEIVRLREELKDSPSALKKNENIKRLRVLEAFRKSEDERPNKPEWMVLDVVPVIPPELRPLVPLEGGRFATSDLNDLYRRVIIRNNRLKRLMEIKAPEVILRNEKRMLQEAVDALLDNSRRVTAVKAENRALKSLSDILKGKQGRFRQNLLGKRVDYSGRSVIVVGPELKLHQCGLPKDIALELFKPFVIRRLIDRDYVKTVKSAKKLIDRRTPEVWDILENVIDGHPVLLNRAPTLHRLSIQAFQPVLIEGKAITLHPLVCTAFNADFDGDQMAVHVPLSYDAQLEAGILMLSSHNILSPANGAPSIVPNQEMILGCYYVTKEMKGDKGEGMTFASPEEVLLAYDLRQVGLHAAIKVRNKGEIIETTVGRVIFNQIVPEGVPYINELLRKKKIYEIISMIYKTVGNLRTAQFLDDLKEIGFKYSTIGGLSVNIDDIEIPNNKWEIIDEAQKRVDVIEKSKRRGIISENERYNKVIDIWTHVRDEVKRELMTNLTRSKQGFNSLHMMIDSGARGSADQVSQLAGMRGLMQKPQKSLTGQAGEIIENPILANFKEGLSILEYFISTHGARKGLADTALKTADAGYLTRRLVDVAQDAIISEVDCGTIRGVETEALKEGEDIKETLAERILGRVATHDVVHPLTKEIIVKAGEEITEEKTEIISDSPLESVEIRSVLTCESKRGVCAKCYGRNLATGKMVEVGEAVGIIAAQSIGEPGTQLTLRTFHIGGTASKIIAQSQVATKFEGKTKFENLRIVEYKSAVGTTSMSLSRNGVINIVDDSGSVLTRYHVPYGSNLMVSDKQAVKKNQMLYEWDPYNSVIVAENDGSVRYLDMEEGKQYELIKDEQTGHYQKTVVESRDKTKSPAIQIVDGNDKVLSTYLIPAKANLLVDDGTEVKAGTILVKIPRESGKTRDITGGLPRVTELFEARSPNDPAKIAEIDGKVEIGKLTRGSRELRIHSLDGSKVVDYKVPIGKHILVRDGDIVKSGEPLTGGAFDPIDILKIQGVSSVQEYLVNEIQEVYRIQGVKINDKHIEVIVKQMLQKVKITDPGDTRFLEGDIVHKNLFTDANNELKGKVIVTDVGGSNVKIGDTLTKKEAKDIKAELKKKDKEQIKTRDAMPATADAILLGITQTSLTTDSFISAASFQETTRVLTDAAIKGKVDHLLGLKENVIIGQLIPAGTGLKKYRDLIVMKERESGAEPVEIEVEAEEEKVEA comes from the coding sequence ATGGCAATTAAACAAGAAAGAAAACCAAAAAGATTTAATAAGGTCTCGATAAACCTTGCTTCGACCGAATCTATCACCGCAAGTTCATACGGTGAGGTGACAAAGCCGGAAACGATCAACTATAGAACGTTCAAACCGGACAAGGACGGTTTATTCTGCGAGAAGATATTCGGACCGGTAAAAGACTGGGAATGTCACTGCGGTAAATACAAAGGCATAAGATACAAAGGTATTGTCTGCGACAGGTGCGGTGTGGAAGTAAATATGAAGAGCGTAAGAAGGGAAAGAATGGGGCACATTGCTTTGTCCGTTCCCGTGGTTCACATATGGTACTTCAGGTCGCTTCCTTCAAAGATCAGCCACTTGCTGGGTATTTCCAATAAAGACCTCGAAAAGATAATTTACTATGAGACATACGTAGTAGTAAATCCGGGTAAGACAAAGTACAAGAGATTGGAATTCATTACCGAGGAAGAATATAACGAAGTGATGGACTCGATGAGCGAGGAAGAACTCGACCTGCCCAACGACGATCCTAAGAAGTTCTATGCGGATCAGGGCGGTGTTGCGGTTAAGGAACTGCTCAGAAGCGTACCGATAGAAGAAGAGATCGTAAGATTAAGAGAAGAATTGAAGGACAGCCCTTCAGCTCTGAAGAAGAACGAGAATATTAAGAGGCTCAGAGTACTTGAAGCATTCAGAAAATCTGAAGACGAAAGACCGAATAAACCCGAATGGATGGTGCTGGATGTAGTACCGGTTATTCCGCCGGAACTCAGACCGCTCGTACCGCTGGAAGGCGGAAGGTTCGCGACAAGTGACCTTAATGACCTTTACAGAAGGGTTATCATCAGGAATAACAGGCTCAAAAGGCTGATGGAGATCAAAGCTCCGGAAGTTATTCTCAGGAACGAAAAGAGAATGCTTCAGGAAGCGGTCGACGCATTGCTGGATAACTCTAGAAGAGTAACCGCAGTTAAGGCTGAGAATAGGGCGCTTAAGTCACTCTCCGACATCCTTAAAGGAAAACAGGGAAGGTTCAGACAGAATCTTCTCGGTAAGAGGGTTGACTATTCCGGACGTTCGGTTATCGTTGTAGGTCCTGAATTGAAGCTTCACCAGTGCGGTCTGCCAAAGGACATTGCGCTGGAGCTCTTCAAGCCGTTCGTAATAAGAAGATTAATAGACAGGGATTACGTCAAGACTGTTAAGAGCGCTAAGAAGCTCATCGACAGAAGAACCCCGGAAGTATGGGACATTTTGGAAAACGTTATCGACGGACATCCTGTATTGCTAAATAGAGCCCCAACCCTCCACAGGCTCAGTATCCAGGCATTCCAGCCGGTGCTGATCGAGGGTAAGGCGATCACACTTCACCCGCTCGTATGTACTGCGTTTAACGCTGACTTTGACGGTGACCAGATGGCAGTTCACGTTCCGCTTTCATATGATGCACAGCTCGAAGCCGGTATTTTGATGCTTTCATCTCACAATATCCTTTCACCTGCAAACGGCGCGCCTAGTATCGTACCTAACCAGGAAATGATCCTCGGATGTTATTATGTAACGAAAGAAATGAAGGGCGATAAGGGCGAAGGTATGACGTTCGCTTCACCTGAGGAAGTACTGCTCGCTTACGATCTTAGACAGGTTGGACTTCACGCGGCAATAAAAGTAAGGAACAAAGGTGAGATAATTGAGACGACGGTAGGACGCGTGATATTTAATCAGATAGTTCCGGAAGGAGTGCCGTACATAAACGAACTTCTGAGAAAGAAAAAGATCTATGAAATAATCAGTATGATATATAAGACGGTCGGAAACCTGAGAACTGCGCAGTTCCTGGACGACCTCAAGGAGATTGGATTTAAATATTCGACTATCGGCGGACTTTCCGTAAATATCGACGACATCGAGATCCCGAATAACAAGTGGGAGATCATCGACGAAGCCCAGAAGAGGGTGGACGTTATCGAAAAGTCTAAGAGAAGAGGTATTATCTCCGAGAACGAAAGGTATAACAAGGTTATTGATATTTGGACACACGTTAGAGATGAAGTTAAGAGGGAGCTTATGACGAACCTTACAAGGTCGAAACAGGGCTTTAACTCTCTTCATATGATGATAGACTCCGGCGCGAGAGGTTCAGCCGATCAGGTTAGCCAGCTTGCGGGTATGAGGGGTCTTATGCAGAAACCGCAGAAATCGTTAACAGGTCAGGCAGGCGAGATCATCGAAAACCCTATCCTTGCTAACTTTAAGGAAGGGCTGTCGATCCTCGAATACTTTATCTCGACTCACGGAGCGAGAAAAGGTCTTGCCGATACGGCGCTAAAGACTGCGGACGCGGGTTACTTGACAAGAAGGCTTGTTGACGTAGCTCAGGACGCTATCATTTCTGAAGTCGATTGCGGTACGATTAGAGGTGTTGAAACCGAAGCGTTGAAAGAAGGTGAAGATATTAAGGAAACACTTGCGGAAAGGATACTCGGAAGGGTAGCAACCCACGACGTGGTTCATCCGCTTACAAAAGAGATCATTGTAAAAGCAGGCGAGGAAATTACTGAAGAAAAAACGGAAATAATTTCCGATTCGCCGTTAGAATCTGTTGAAATAAGATCGGTACTTACATGTGAATCCAAGCGTGGTGTTTGCGCTAAGTGTTACGGCAGAAATCTGGCAACAGGTAAGATGGTAGAGGTTGGCGAGGCAGTAGGTATTATCGCCGCCCAGTCTATCGGTGAGCCGGGTACACAGCTTACACTTAGAACGTTCCACATCGGTGGTACTGCAAGTAAGATCATCGCTCAGTCACAGGTTGCTACTAAGTTTGAAGGTAAGACGAAATTTGAAAACTTAAGGATAGTTGAATATAAATCTGCTGTGGGTACGACATCCATGTCTCTCAGCAGGAACGGTGTTATAAATATTGTTGATGACTCTGGATCTGTATTAACACGTTATCATGTGCCTTACGGTTCTAACCTGATGGTATCGGATAAGCAGGCGGTTAAGAAGAACCAGATGCTTTACGAATGGGATCCGTACAACTCTGTTATCGTTGCGGAAAACGATGGTAGCGTAAGATACCTCGATATGGAAGAGGGCAAGCAGTATGAACTTATCAAAGACGAGCAGACAGGACACTATCAAAAGACAGTGGTCGAGAGCCGTGATAAGACAAAGAGCCCGGCTATCCAGATCGTGGACGGAAATGACAAGGTATTGAGTACTTACCTCATTCCGGCAAAAGCTAACCTGCTGGTAGATGACGGCACCGAAGTAAAAGCCGGTACTATCCTTGTTAAGATTCCTAGAGAATCCGGTAAGACCAGGGACATCACCGGTGGTCTGCCGAGAGTAACTGAGTTATTCGAAGCGAGAAGTCCTAACGATCCTGCAAAGATCGCTGAGATCGACGGTAAGGTCGAAATCGGTAAACTGACCAGGGGAAGCAGGGAGCTGAGAATACACTCACTCGACGGAAGTAAGGTAGTTGATTATAAAGTGCCTATCGGAAAGCACATCCTTGTTAGAGACGGCGACATCGTTAAATCAGGTGAACCGTTGACAGGCGGTGCGTTCGACCCTATAGATATTCTAAAGATACAGGGTGTATCATCTGTTCAGGAATATCTTGTAAATGAGATCCAGGAAGTTTATAGGATCCAGGGTGTGAAGATAAACGATAAGCACATCGAAGTTATTGTGAAGCAGATGCTTCAGAAGGTAAAAATAACCGATCCGGGTGATACGAGATTCCTCGAAGGTGATATCGTTCACAAGAATCTCTTCACCGATGCAAATAACGAGCTGAAAGGAAAGGTTATAGTAACCGACGTAGGCGGAAGCAATGTAAAGATAGGCGATACATTAACCAAGAAAGAAGCTAAGGACATCAAGGCAGAACTTAAGAAAAAGGACAAAGAACAGATTAAGACAAGAGATGCAATGCCTGCAACAGCAGACGCGATACTTCTCGGTATCACTCAGACTTCACTCACCACGGACAGCTTTATCTCTGCGGCATCGTTCCAGGAGACCACCAGGGTACTCACCGATGCGGCTATCAAGGGTAAAGTCGACCATCTGCTGGGCTTGAAGGAAAACGTGATCATCGGACAGCTTATACCTGCCGGTACAGGACTCAAGAAATACCGTGACCTGATCGTAATGAAGGAAAGGGAATCAGGCGCAGAACCTGTAGAAATTGAGGTCGAAGCCGAAGAAGAGAAGGTAGAAGCATAA
- a CDS encoding septum formation initiator family protein — protein sequence MRRKQSLAEEKQKVKISVFYALLSLTLIAILIVFYINNIIASNNLSVETNKLKGEINDVKQTNDFLMTEVEKLSSFERIKQVAEERLNMVYSDSVIDEGKVIILKKSDLESN from the coding sequence ATGAGAAGGAAGCAGTCGCTAGCGGAGGAAAAGCAAAAGGTGAAGATATCGGTCTTCTACGCACTACTGTCACTGACCCTCATCGCAATTCTTATAGTCTTTTACATAAATAACATAATAGCATCGAACAACCTGTCCGTCGAGACGAACAAGCTCAAAGGAGAAATAAACGACGTGAAGCAGACGAATGATTTTTTGATGACGGAGGTGGAGAAGCTGAGCAGTTTTGAGAGGATAAAGCAGGTAGCGGAAGAGAGGCTCAACATGGTGTATTCGGATTCGGTGATAGACGAGGGAAAAGTAATAATCTTAAAAAAATCGGACCTGGAATCAAACTAA
- the mraZ gene encoding division/cell wall cluster transcriptional repressor MraZ, with the protein MFQGHAICNLDAKSRLMIPAKFRKYMTPEADNKLILTRGMDKCLLVYPQDEWDKVKNALSGYNSFNRDQRYFIREFFMYVNECELDSQNRILIPPQLMEYAGLQKEIVMLGLMDKMEIWNPKTKEEYDKSQTQTYEEIAEKVSEIIEAKNGGTST; encoded by the coding sequence ATGTTTCAAGGACACGCAATATGCAATCTTGACGCGAAGTCCAGGCTCATGATTCCTGCTAAATTCAGGAAATACATGACGCCTGAGGCTGATAATAAGCTTATCCTTACAAGGGGTATGGATAAGTGTCTGCTCGTCTATCCACAGGACGAGTGGGATAAGGTAAAAAATGCTCTCAGCGGATACAATTCATTTAACCGGGATCAGCGTTATTTCATTCGTGAATTTTTTATGTATGTAAATGAATGCGAACTTGATTCCCAGAACAGGATATTAATTCCGCCTCAATTGATGGAATATGCGGGACTTCAAAAAGAAATAGTAATGCTGGGACTGATGGATAAGATGGAGATCTGGAATCCGAAGACGAAAGAAGAATATGATAAGTCGCAAACGCAGACCTATGAAGAGATCGCGGAGAAAGTCTCGGAGATAATCGAAGCCAAGAATGGCGGAACCTCCACATAG
- the rsmH gene encoding 16S rRNA (cytosine(1402)-N(4))-methyltransferase RsmH produces MAEPPHRMHGGMYKDEFHTPVLLNEAIEYLLNPEFKNYVIADCTLGGGGYSQLICERTSPASKVICIDKDLNAIAHAKKKLTRFKDKTVFVNGNFGELKELLSKEGIEKVSGIVMDLGLSSYQLEAEEGFSFMRDTALDMRAYKEDEITAGEVVNGYVEDELMRVFEGYGEIGDARRLVKAIETRRRSKEIRTTFDLVGIVDDEYRIDKKNRANFLAKIFQALRIEVNAEMRNLEQVLEDSVELLEQGGRLVAVSYHSLEDRIVKNFLKDKSKREKVSKYKKAEVTGAEPVFKILTKKAVTPGYEEVKHNTRARSAKLRAGERL; encoded by the coding sequence ATGGCGGAACCTCCACATAGGATGCATGGTGGGATGTATAAGGATGAATTCCATACACCCGTTCTTTTAAATGAAGCCATAGAATATCTACTCAACCCTGAATTTAAGAATTATGTGATAGCGGATTGCACGCTCGGCGGCGGCGGATACTCGCAATTGATCTGCGAAAGAACCTCCCCCGCTAGCAAAGTGATCTGCATAGACAAAGACCTGAACGCGATAGCCCACGCAAAGAAAAAGCTGACCCGGTTTAAAGATAAGACAGTCTTCGTCAACGGTAACTTCGGTGAGCTAAAGGAACTGTTAAGCAAGGAAGGTATAGAGAAGGTTTCGGGGATTGTGATGGACCTGGGGCTTTCATCCTACCAGCTGGAAGCGGAAGAGGGGTTTAGTTTTATGAGGGATACGGCGCTGGACATGAGGGCGTACAAGGAGGATGAGATAACCGCGGGAGAGGTAGTGAACGGGTACGTGGAAGATGAGTTGATGAGGGTGTTCGAGGGGTACGGAGAGATAGGGGACGCGAGGAGGCTCGTGAAAGCGATAGAGACCAGGCGCAGGAGTAAAGAGATTCGGACGACGTTTGACCTGGTGGGGATAGTGGATGATGAATACAGGATAGACAAGAAGAACAGGGCAAATTTTTTGGCGAAGATATTCCAGGCTTTAAGGATAGAAGTGAATGCGGAGATGAGAAATCTCGAGCAGGTTTTGGAAGATTCGGTAGAACTTCTGGAGCAGGGAGGCAGGCTGGTAGCAGTCTCTTACCATTCACTGGAGGACAGGATAGTAAAGAATTTCCTGAAAGACAAATCGAAGAGAGAGAAAGTTTCAAAGTATAAGAAAGCAGAAGTTACGGGAGCGGAGCCGGTGTTTAAGATATTGACGAAGAAAGCAGTTACACCGGGTTACGAGGAAGTAAAGCATAACACCAGAGCAAGGAGCGCAAAGCTCAGAGCCGGAGAAAGGCTTTAA
- the rplL gene encoding 50S ribosomal protein L7/L12 — translation MSVEELVDAISKLTLSEASDLKKALEEKFDVQAAAPIMMGGMMPAGDGGAGAAAEEKTEFTVELVEAGAQKINVIKAVKAATGLGLTEAKQLVEGAPKPVKENVSKEEAEKLKAELEAAGAKVELK, via the coding sequence ATGTCAGTAGAAGAATTGGTAGACGCGATATCGAAGCTTACCCTTTCGGAAGCATCGGATCTTAAAAAAGCGCTCGAAGAGAAATTTGACGTGCAAGCAGCAGCTCCTATTATGATGGGTGGTATGATGCCTGCAGGTGACGGTGGCGCAGGTGCGGCAGCAGAAGAGAAGACGGAATTCACCGTTGAGCTCGTAGAAGCAGGCGCGCAAAAGATCAACGTTATCAAAGCAGTTAAGGCTGCAACCGGTCTTGGATTAACTGAAGCTAAGCAATTAGTTGAAGGTGCGCCAAAACCTGTAAAGGAAAATGTATCTAAGGAAGAAGCCGAGAAGCTGAAAGCTGAATTAGAAGCTGCAGGCGCAAAGGTAGAACTTAAGTAA